One stretch of Paraburkholderia fungorum DNA includes these proteins:
- the gyrA gene encoding DNA gyrase subunit A → MDQFAKETLPISLEEEMRRSYLDYAMSVIVGRALPDVRDGLKPVHRRVLYAMHELNNDWNRAYKKSARIVGDVIGKYHPHGDTAVYDTIVRMAQNFSLRYMLVDGQGNFGSVDGDNAAAMRYTEIRMAKIGHELLADIDKETVDFTPNYDGSENEPAILPARIPNLLINGSSGIAVGMATNIPPHNLNEVVDACQHLLKNPEATIDELIEIIPAPDFPTAGIIYGVAGVRDGYRTGRGRVVMRALTHFEEIDRGQRMSIIVDELPYQVNKRSLLERIAELVNEKKLEGISDIRDESDKSGMRVVIELKRGEVPEVVLNNLYKATQLQDTFGMNMVALVDGQPKLLNLKEMLACFLSHRREVLTRRTVYELRKARERGHVLEGLAVALANIDEFIAIIKAAPTPPIAKQELMARPWDSSLVREMLSRAETDNASAGGREAYRPDGLNPSFGMQTDGLYRLSDTQAQEILQMRLQRLTGLEQDKIIGEYREVMAQIADLLDILARPERITAIIVDELTSIKAEFGDARRSKIELNATELNTEDLITPQEMVVTMSHAGYVKSQPLSEYSAQKRGGRGKQATAMKEDDWIDTLFIANTHDHILCFSNRGRVYSVKVYEVPQGSRNSRGRPIINIFPLQEGEKITVVLPVKEFSADKFVFMGTALGTVKKTPLEAFGRVLRKGIIAVGLDDGDYLIGAAITDGQHDVMLFSDSGKAVRFDENDVRPMGREARGVRGMQLEDGQSVIALLVAGDEQQSVLTATENGFGKRTPIIEYTRHGRGTKGMIAIQTSERNGKVVAATLVDQEAQIMLITNTGVLIRTRVSEIREMGRATQGVTLISLDEGTKLSGLQQVAEAEAEGDVEGDAEGPAEGGSGGEDGGAA, encoded by the coding sequence ATGGATCAATTCGCCAAAGAGACTCTGCCAATCTCCCTAGAGGAGGAAATGCGCCGTTCGTATCTCGATTACGCGATGAGCGTGATCGTGGGGCGTGCGCTTCCCGATGTTCGCGATGGCCTGAAGCCGGTTCACCGGCGCGTGCTATACGCGATGCACGAACTGAACAACGACTGGAACCGTGCTTACAAGAAGTCGGCGCGTATTGTCGGCGACGTCATCGGTAAATATCACCCGCACGGCGACACGGCTGTTTACGACACCATCGTCCGCATGGCGCAGAACTTCTCGCTGCGCTACATGCTGGTGGACGGCCAGGGCAACTTCGGTTCGGTCGACGGCGACAATGCCGCCGCGATGCGGTACACCGAAATCCGCATGGCGAAGATCGGCCACGAACTGCTCGCCGACATCGACAAGGAAACGGTCGACTTCACGCCGAACTACGACGGCAGCGAAAACGAGCCGGCCATTCTGCCCGCGCGTATTCCCAATCTGCTGATCAATGGCTCGTCCGGTATTGCGGTCGGCATGGCCACCAACATACCGCCGCACAACCTCAACGAGGTTGTCGACGCATGCCAGCACCTGCTGAAGAACCCCGAAGCCACGATCGACGAACTGATCGAGATCATTCCGGCGCCCGATTTCCCGACCGCCGGCATCATCTACGGCGTGGCCGGGGTGCGCGACGGCTATCGCACCGGCCGTGGCCGCGTGGTGATGCGGGCCCTCACGCACTTCGAGGAAATCGACCGCGGTCAGCGCATGTCGATCATCGTCGACGAACTGCCGTACCAGGTGAACAAGCGTTCGCTGCTGGAACGCATCGCCGAACTGGTCAACGAGAAGAAGCTCGAGGGCATTTCCGACATCCGCGACGAGTCCGACAAGAGCGGTATGCGCGTCGTGATCGAGCTGAAGCGCGGCGAAGTGCCGGAAGTCGTTCTCAACAATCTGTATAAGGCGACCCAGCTTCAGGACACCTTCGGCATGAACATGGTCGCGCTGGTCGACGGCCAGCCGAAGCTGCTGAACCTGAAGGAAATGCTGGCGTGCTTCCTGTCGCATCGCCGGGAAGTTTTGACCCGCCGCACAGTATATGAACTGCGTAAGGCGCGCGAACGCGGTCACGTACTGGAAGGCCTGGCTGTCGCGCTCGCCAATATCGACGAGTTCATCGCGATCATCAAGGCCGCGCCGACTCCGCCTATCGCCAAGCAGGAATTGATGGCGCGTCCGTGGGATTCGTCGCTGGTGCGCGAAATGTTGTCGCGCGCCGAGACGGATAACGCGTCGGCCGGCGGTCGCGAAGCCTATCGTCCTGACGGTCTGAACCCGTCGTTCGGTATGCAGACCGACGGTCTCTACCGTTTGTCCGACACCCAGGCTCAGGAAATTCTGCAGATGCGTCTGCAACGCCTGACCGGTCTGGAGCAGGACAAGATCATCGGCGAGTACCGCGAAGTGATGGCGCAGATCGCCGACCTGCTGGACATTCTGGCTCGCCCGGAACGCATCACGGCCATCATCGTCGACGAACTTACGTCGATCAAAGCCGAATTCGGCGACGCGCGCCGCTCGAAGATCGAGCTGAACGCTACCGAACTGAATACCGAAGACCTGATCACGCCGCAGGAAATGGTCGTGACCATGTCGCACGCGGGTTACGTGAAGTCGCAACCGTTGTCCGAATACAGCGCGCAGAAGCGCGGTGGGCGCGGCAAGCAGGCCACGGCGATGAAGGAAGACGACTGGATCGACACGCTGTTCATCGCGAACACGCACGATCACATTCTGTGCTTCTCGAATCGCGGTCGAGTTTATAGCGTGAAGGTCTATGAAGTTCCGCAAGGTTCGCGGAACTCGCGGGGCCGTCCGATCATCAATATCTTCCCGTTGCAGGAAGGCGAAAAGATTACGGTTGTCTTGCCGGTCAAGGAGTTTTCGGCCGACAAATTCGTCTTCATGGGCACCGCGTTAGGAACGGTAAAAAAGACGCCGCTAGAAGCCTTTGGCCGCGTGTTGCGCAAAGGTATTATTGCGGTCGGTCTGGATGACGGCGATTACCTGATCGGCGCAGCGATCACCGACGGTCAGCACGACGTCATGCTGTTCTCCGATTCCGGCAAGGCGGTTCGCTTCGACGAGAACGACGTGCGTCCGATGGGCCGTGAGGCACGCGGTGTGCGTGGCATGCAGCTCGAAGACGGGCAGAGCGTGATCGCGTTGCTGGTGGCCGGCGACGAGCAGCAGTCGGTGCTCACGGCTACCGAAAACGGGTTTGGCAAGCGTACGCCGATCATCGAGTACACCCGTCACGGGCGCGGTACGAAGGGCATGATCGCCATCCAGACCTCGGAGCGCAACGGCAAGGTCGTCGCCGCCACGCTGGTCGATCAGGAAGCGCAGATCATGCTGATCACCAATACCGGCGTGCTGATCCGTACGCGTGTGTCGGAAATTCGGGAAATGGGCCGCGCAACCCAAGGTGTTACACTCATCAGCCTTGACGAAGGGACCAAGCTTTCCGGTCTGCAACAGGTTGCTGAGGCGGAAGCAGAGGGTGATGTGGAAGGCGACGCCGAAGGTCCTGCCGAAGGCGGTAGCGGCGGTGAAGACGGTGGCGCAGCCTGA